The Ornithinimicrobium faecis genome includes a window with the following:
- a CDS encoding IclR family transcriptional regulator, whose protein sequence is MSPAPAVGQALSVLKLLARHAGPLPAASIARELALPRSTTYRLLTVMVAQGFVVHLPEEQRYGLGVAAFELGSAYARQEPMQRLARPLLTRLADRTGHSAHLVVLHGRDVLYVIEERVAGRPSLVTDVGVRLPATLTASGLAILAALPPAQVRALFPSAEAFVQRHGRGPTSLSSLRRLLVDVRAVGHAEEAHSVTAGLASVASAARDHNGHPVAGIAVTYPVDEMDGRDHAELVTAVHLCADELTRRLGGTPTG, encoded by the coding sequence GTGTCCCCCGCCCCTGCCGTCGGCCAGGCGCTGTCGGTGCTCAAACTGTTGGCCCGGCACGCCGGGCCCCTGCCTGCAGCCTCCATCGCCCGCGAGCTGGCCCTGCCACGGTCCACCACCTATCGGCTGCTCACCGTGATGGTGGCCCAAGGGTTTGTCGTGCACCTGCCCGAGGAGCAGCGTTACGGGTTAGGGGTGGCTGCCTTCGAGCTGGGGTCGGCCTACGCGCGTCAGGAACCGATGCAGCGACTGGCCCGGCCGCTGTTGACGCGGCTCGCGGACCGCACGGGGCACAGCGCTCACCTGGTGGTACTGCACGGGCGAGACGTCCTCTACGTCATCGAGGAACGCGTGGCGGGGCGCCCCTCCCTGGTGACCGACGTCGGGGTGCGGTTGCCCGCGACACTCACCGCCAGTGGCCTGGCCATCCTCGCGGCCCTGCCCCCGGCCCAGGTCAGGGCACTTTTTCCGTCCGCCGAGGCCTTCGTCCAGCGGCACGGGCGGGGGCCAACATCGTTGAGCTCGCTGCGGCGCCTGCTGGTCGACGTCCGCGCCGTCGGGCACGCAGAAGAGGCCCACTCGGTCACTGCGGGGCTGGCGTCGGTTGCCTCTGCGGCTCGGGATCACAACGGTCATCCGGTGGCGGGGATCGCGGTCACCTATCCGGTGGACGAGATGGACGGCCGGGACCACGCTGAGCTGGTCACGGCCGTCCACCTGTGTGCGGATGAGTTGACGCGTCGCCTGGGCGGCACCCCGACGGGCTAG
- a CDS encoding MerR family transcriptional regulator, which translates to MTEQLVQELSVLTVGQVAESLGVTVRTLHHYDEIGLLTPSERSRAGYRLYTDEDLTRLQNVVVYRRLGFPLEEIADLLDGAGNSELVSHLHRQRATVMTRLDEMRDLVTAIDRALEKEMTGVNLTKEEQRELFGDGFKDEYAQEAKERWGDTDAWKQSQQRTAHYTKADWEQIKAEQDATNAAFVAAMESGQSADSAAAMEAAESARVSIERWFYDITPDFHRCLGDMYVEDPRFTKTYEDIKPGMAQFVRDAIHANADRASGGAS; encoded by the coding sequence ATGACCGAACAACTGGTGCAGGAGCTGAGCGTGCTCACAGTGGGACAGGTGGCCGAGTCACTCGGCGTGACGGTGCGCACGTTGCACCACTACGACGAGATCGGCCTGCTGACCCCGAGTGAGCGCTCCCGGGCCGGCTACCGCCTCTACACCGACGAGGACCTGACGCGTCTGCAGAACGTCGTGGTCTATCGCCGGCTGGGCTTCCCGCTCGAGGAGATCGCAGATCTGCTCGACGGAGCGGGCAACAGTGAGCTGGTGAGCCACCTGCACCGACAGCGCGCAACGGTCATGACCCGGCTGGACGAGATGCGCGATCTCGTCACGGCCATCGACCGAGCACTGGAGAAGGAAATGACTGGAGTGAATCTGACCAAGGAGGAGCAGCGGGAGCTGTTCGGCGACGGGTTCAAGGACGAGTATGCCCAGGAAGCCAAGGAGCGCTGGGGTGACACCGACGCGTGGAAGCAGTCCCAGCAGCGGACCGCGCACTACACCAAGGCCGACTGGGAGCAGATCAAGGCCGAGCAGGACGCCACCAACGCGGCATTCGTCGCAGCGATGGAGAGCGGTCAGTCGGCCGACTCCGCCGCAGCGATGGAGGCGGCCGAGTCGGCTCGCGTGAGCATCGAGCGGTGGTTCTATGACATCACCCCCGACTTCCACCGCTGCCTCGGGGACATGTACGTCGAGGACCCCCGGTTCACCAAGACCTATGAGGACATCAAGCCCGGGATGGCGCAGTTCGTGCGAGACGCGATCCACGCCAATGCCGACCGGGCCTCAGGTGGAGCGAGTTAG
- a CDS encoding NAD(P)H-quinone oxidoreductase, with translation MRAITIPEFGEPDALVPADVDAPTAGPGEVLVDVVAAGVNRADVMQRKGFYPPPKGESELPGLEVSGRIAALGDGVEGWSVGDEVCALLSGGGYAEQVVVPAGQLLPVPKGVDVRDAAALPEVACTVWSNVFLTANLQPGQLLLVHGGSSGIGTMAIQLAREVGARVAVTAGSDDKLKACAAFGAEILVNYKEQDFVEEVKAATDGAGADVILDVVGAKYLDRNLDVLAFGGRLVIIGMQGGRKGEIDLGKLLSKRGAVIATSLRARPAAEKTTIVAAVREHVWPLIDQGRVAPVIHQRFPLAAAADAHRLMEESSHIGKILLDVERTH, from the coding sequence ATGCGAGCGATCACCATCCCCGAGTTCGGCGAGCCCGACGCCCTTGTCCCTGCTGACGTTGACGCCCCCACTGCGGGCCCCGGCGAGGTCCTGGTCGACGTGGTCGCTGCCGGCGTCAACCGCGCTGATGTGATGCAGCGCAAGGGCTTCTATCCACCGCCCAAGGGTGAGTCGGAGCTCCCGGGCCTGGAGGTCAGCGGGCGCATCGCGGCCCTCGGCGACGGCGTCGAGGGTTGGTCGGTCGGTGACGAGGTCTGCGCCCTGCTCAGCGGCGGTGGCTATGCCGAGCAGGTGGTCGTGCCCGCAGGTCAGTTGCTGCCTGTCCCTAAGGGCGTCGACGTCCGGGACGCTGCCGCCCTGCCGGAGGTCGCCTGCACGGTGTGGAGCAACGTCTTCCTGACCGCGAACCTCCAGCCTGGTCAACTGCTGCTCGTGCACGGCGGCTCCAGCGGCATCGGCACCATGGCGATCCAGCTGGCCCGCGAGGTCGGCGCCCGGGTCGCGGTCACGGCCGGCTCGGACGACAAGCTCAAGGCCTGTGCCGCCTTCGGCGCCGAGATCCTGGTCAACTACAAGGAGCAGGACTTCGTCGAGGAGGTCAAGGCGGCCACCGACGGCGCGGGGGCCGACGTGATCCTGGATGTGGTCGGCGCCAAGTATCTCGACCGCAACCTCGACGTGCTCGCCTTTGGCGGTCGCCTCGTCATCATCGGCATGCAGGGCGGGCGCAAGGGGGAGATCGACCTGGGCAAACTGCTCAGCAAGCGCGGTGCCGTCATCGCTACCTCGCTGCGCGCCCGTCCGGCCGCCGAGAAGACCACCATCGTCGCGGCGGTCCGAGAGCACGTGTGGCCGCTGATCGACCAGGGGCGGGTGGCACCGGTCATCCACCAGCGCTTCCCGCTGGCGGCGGCCGCCGACGCCCACCGACTCATGGAGGAGAGCAGCCACATCGGCAAGATCCTCCTCGACGTGGAAAGGACCCACTGA
- a CDS encoding bacterial proteasome activator family protein has product MNSETNTPGESDDTGADNQNGNGNQSGDGESRRVVVVTQDGMGVADPDAASGADGEGRAQRRPSELVEQPAKVMRLGTMIKQLLEEVKSAPLDEAGRARLAEIHRRSLSELEQGLAPELVEELERITLPLTDGTPTEAELRIAQAQLVGWLEGLFHGIQTAIVAQQMAAQQQLQHMRLALPGGGPGMPGQGGPQPGGPQPGGEGEEPPGTGQYL; this is encoded by the coding sequence ATGAACTCTGAGACGAACACGCCTGGCGAGAGCGACGACACCGGTGCCGACAACCAGAACGGCAACGGCAACCAGAGCGGCGACGGCGAGTCCCGCCGCGTTGTGGTGGTGACCCAGGACGGGATGGGCGTTGCCGATCCGGACGCAGCGTCTGGCGCAGACGGCGAGGGCAGGGCCCAGCGTCGCCCCTCCGAGCTGGTGGAGCAGCCAGCCAAGGTGATGCGGTTGGGCACGATGATCAAGCAGCTCCTGGAGGAGGTGAAGTCGGCACCGCTGGATGAGGCCGGGCGGGCCCGTCTCGCGGAGATCCACCGGCGCTCGCTGTCCGAGCTGGAGCAGGGCCTGGCACCCGAGCTCGTCGAGGAGTTGGAGCGGATCACCCTGCCGCTGACCGATGGCACCCCCACCGAGGCCGAGCTGCGCATCGCCCAGGCCCAGCTGGTGGGGTGGCTAGAGGGTCTGTTCCACGGGATCCAGACCGCGATCGTGGCCCAGCAGATGGCCGCGCAGCAGCAGCTGCAGCACATGCGGCTGGCCCTGCCCGGCGGCGGCCCCGGCATGCCCGGACAGGGCGGCCCTCAGCCCGGCGGCCCGCAACCGGGCGGCGAGGGCGAGGAGCCCCCGGGCACGGGCCAGTACCTCTGA